Genomic segment of bacterium:
AAACGGTCACCGTCGAATTGTACAGCAAACGGGCTCCCGACGCCGGGGCCGTTACGGTGATCGTGGCGGTATCGGTCGGTCCGGTAGGCGAATCGTCGTCGTCGGAGCAGCCGACGAACAGCGAAAGACCGGCCACAAGTATCAGCGGAATCAGCCAGAGGGAAAGACGCTTCATGGATTTCTCCTTAGTTGGGAATAGTGATAGGTTCAATGGTCTCTGGATTCTATGAAAGAGTCCCCGCCGATTCACCACGGCGGCGGACCGTCGGGAACGATTAAATGCGTATTGGCTTGACGCTCGGCGGCCGAACTCAATTGGTCGAGATCCACCTGCCGCAGGAAGAAGCCCTGTGCGGTGGCCGGAGTCAAATGGCAGGCCGCGTTGCAGCTTCGCCCACCGCTGGTGTCGGTTTGCGCCGTCCGGCGCACGATGTTGTGCGGCGTGGTGTATTTGAACGTCGGCACGGAAGCATAGTCCGGACTACTCACACCCCAGGGAGTGAACGTGTTCTCGGAAACCGGGATATGGCGCAGCACGACGTACTCGGCGGGCCGCTGGTCGGCAATCGGATTGCGGCCGATCTTGAACCCGATCCACGACGGCTGCTGAATCCCCGAACCGGCGTGACAGTCCGCGCAGTTTTTATAGGCCTGCGAGTGACAAACCTGACACTGGAAGTCCTCGCCATGCGTGTTGTGGTACACGTTGGCGGAAAGCGGATGGTGACACTCTTCGCAGCTCACTTGATTGTCCACCTCGTAGCGGTGGTCGTATTCGTTGCCGTCGCCGTGCAGTCGCGTGCCGGTATGACAGGCTTTGCAGTGCATTGCGCGGGGAACATAGTGAACGTCGGGACGATAACCCGCGTTGGCGCCGGTGTATTCGGCGCCGACCCGGCTGCCGTGACAGGCCATGCACTGATTGGTCATGTCGGGCACCCGCCGGACGTTATGCCCCTGAATAAATCCGCCGCCGACGGACTTGGGCCGGCTGATGTGGCACGAACCGCAGCTGGCGTGACACTTGTTGCATTCGGCGTCGAACTTCTCGCGGGCGTGCGGATCGGAGTTGATCGTTTGACCGGTGCGCGCTTCAAAGAGCGTATGATAGCCCTTCATCGTCGTATGGAGGCTGTGTTCAACCTTCGTCGCGATCTCCGCGTGGCACATGGCACACTGATTCACGGAAATTTCCGACGGATCGGGAACCAGTCCCTGATGAGCCTCGTCTTTGGTCAGTTCACCGATCCCTCCGCCATGGCAGATCCGGCATTCCAGTCCGTGGGGACCGGTGCGGAAGGTTTCGTAGCCGCTTCCGGTGAGAATGACCTTTTGCCATCCCTCCAACGGAGGGACACTTCCACCTCAGCCCTCGCCGGACGGATCTCCGGGAGGCGCGGTATCGGGCACAGCGACGGCCCGCAGCATGGCTTCATTGGTGTGGCAGCCGATGCAGTCGGCTCGATAACCTTCGATGGTGTCGGGTGGTGCGGCAGGGTTGTCCTCATCGCTGCAGCCCCCGAAAGTCAGCCCCAGAGCGAGCAGTCCCAGCAGCGTAACCGCCCAAGTATTGGCTTTTTTGTTAGTCGGCACCATGATTTCGGAAGCACCTCCCAGAGATTGAGATACAATTCACATATATGGCTGAAGCTCTCCAAAAAACGGCCGGTAGCGGATGATCCCCCGCAGGGTATCCCGTCGGCAGATCGCTTCAATCCAGTACTGTATTATAATACCTCACTCTCTAAAATGCAAGTGTCAAAACATGCAAATACAATAGTTTATCCTATGAATAGTTCATACCAAGCCGGATGTGAATCTCGGTAGGAATGATGAGAGAAGGGGTAGCAACAACGACATTGCGTGCTTCCGCAAGAAGAAACGGACACAGCAAGCTGTGTCCGTCAATTCGGGTGATCCTGCGGCGGCGGAGCCGACTCAGGATGGCTGTCGGGAGAGTATCATTTCACGAGCTGCATCTTCACGGTCTGCGACTGGCCGGAAGCGGTGACGCGGGCGAAGTAGGTGCCGGTTGCCCAGTTTGCACCGTCCACCGGAAGGTTGTGCTGCCCCATCGGGAGCTCGAATTCCTCACTCGATACCAGCCGTCCGGTCTCATCATAGATCTTGAGTGTGACCGAACCGGTCTTGGTCAGTTCCACCGGCAGCGTGGTGGAAGGATTGAAGGGGTTCGGATAGTTCTGTCCGATCCGGAAGTTCTCGGCCAGCGGCCCGCGCGGAGTTTCGATGGCCAGCGGTGTAGTTGCGGCGGCCGAGAGATAGCCCTGAGTAAAATTCGGATCGGCTTCATCGACGGCGTTCCAAGCCCATATCCCAGTGTAGCCTGTCCGAAAGGAATAGCCGTAGTCTTCGGTAATCTGCGGTGGCAGCGGAGGAATGGTCATCGTCGTGAAGACGTGCTCCTGAATTCGCAGACAGGGCCACGATCCCCACGGCGTAATCACCGTTCCCCAGCCGTCGCAGACGTAGATCGTGGAATCATGTATGATCATGGTGAAGCCCGGCATCGGCTCCCACGACCACTCCGAAACCGACGTCCAATTCGTTTGATAGGTGCAGGGGAAAACAAAGGTGGTCTCTTCCGGATTGAAATGAATGACCATCTGCTGCTCTTCGTAGTCCCCGGCATAGCCCATCATGAAGGCTCCATTGCTGGTGATCCGAGTGTACGAATAGCCGGTCACCGGTTCATCATACATGGTGAAGGCATGGGTTGCCGTGGGGAAATCGCCGGCATAGGGAGTGGAACTGGGAGCGACGATGTTGGTGGACTCATCGCCGGTGAAGTCGTAGCTGGAGAAGTCCCAAGTCTGGTTGGCGCCGCCCGAACCGACACTCAGCGTGACCTCCTCTGTCGAAGCATTGTAGATGGTGCTGCCGACGGGCGGCACGTTGGCGGAGGTGATCGTGATCTGACTGAATGACAGCGCGGTCAGGCTCAGAAGAGCAACGAGTCCCCAAAGAAGTGTTGTGGTTGATTTCATGGCAATTCCCTATTTGGTTGTGGTTGTGTGTAATAAGATAATCCATTCATAAGAATTGTGCAAGAGTCGTGCCGACCCATGCTCAATCAATGGAAGAGCCGGAGCGTGTTTTCGATGAGATCAGGTGTGAAAATCAGGCTGTGGCCCGAGACCACGAACCGGGCCGGGAAGCGCTTGAGCTTACGCACCGACTCGGCCCAGTGAACGGTGTCGGCGTCGGCAAGGTTGCCGAGTGAGTTCCCGCCTCGGATCATGCAACCGCCGAATAGAGCTTTCTGTGCGGGAAACCAGACCACGATGTTGTCGCGGGTGTGGGCCGGACCCGGATAGTAAAAAATCACCGAATCCCCCCCGAACGTAAGAACCAGACCGGAATCGGCGGGAAAGACGTGGTCGGGCGGCAGATGGGCGAGAATCGAAGTGTCCACTTCCGCGAGCTCTACCGAATCGCTCTCCACGTTTGCCATCACCGCTCGAATCTCGGCTTGCCGCTCGGCCAGCAATTGCACCGTCATCTCGCTTCCGTAGGCGGGGACGTTCATCTCCCGCAGCGCCGCGTTTCCGCCCAGACAATCCACGTGAAAGTGCGTGTTCACGGCAATGGCTCGCGCATAGTGCAGATTCTCGCGGCACCATTCGAGCAGATCGCGGGTGGCTTCGGGTGTGGTCGGCGTGTCCACCAAGACCAGCATCGAATCGGGCATCATCACGATCAGCGAATTGTACGGCCACTCCCGCTCGTGCACGACGACGTACACATCTTCATCGAGCTTGGCAACGGTCAGCTCATCGCTGGCCGTCCATTTCGGGTCGGGCAGCGCGGCGAGCGCGAGGGTTGCGAGAAATAGGAAAGAAATCGGTAGGGTTCGCGAAATCACAGCATTGTCCGTAATAGTAAATTTCGAGCATCACCGAGGGGTGACTCTGGAGAGTCACCACCGGGAAAAACCTGAGACTCGATGAATCGTGTCACTGCGAGATCGCACCGCCGTGCGCGGCAACGGATTCTTTTCGTTCATCCTTCATCCTTCATCCCTCATCCCTCATCCCTTCTTCATCCGCCACGCTTCGATGCAGCCGGTGATGATCTTTTCGGCAACCCAGCGATCCTGCCAACCCATCGAGGTCACTTCCTTGTTTTCGAGCTCCTTGTAGATGCGGAAGAAGTGATCCATCGAGCGCAGGAAGTGTGGCGGAACGTCGTCCAGGCGGTGATAGGTCTCGAAGGCGGGATCGCTGAGCGGAACGGCCAGAATCTTTTCGTCCACGCACGAGATTTCGGTCGGCGGCTTGTTTCCCGGCGGGAGTTCAAAGAGATTCATGGCAGATCATTCGGTAGTATTCTACAAACCTGCTCGATTCCGTAAGGGGGATCATGCAACGCAACCTGTCTATCAAATTCCCGGCGTTTCCGGCGGGGGAGTCTTTTTCGGCCAGAGGAGCGAGGCAACGATCGAAAGGGTAATGATAATTCCCACCACCACAAGCGCCCACGCCGTCGCGATCTCGAAGCGGGTGTGCGAGAGCAGCATCTTCACGCCCACGAACGTGAGCACCACTCCCAGACCGAGCTTGAGATAGCCGAACTTATGCACCACGCCGGCCAGCGCGAAATAGAGCGCGCGCAGGCCGAGAATCGCGAACACGTTGGAGGTGTAAACGATGAACGGATCGCGGGTGACGGCGAAAATGGCGGGAATCGAATCCAGCGCGAAAACCAAATCGGTGAACTCGACCGTGACCAGCACCAGCATCAGCGGCGTGGCCACGATCTTGCCCATCTTGCCCACCACCAGCCGCTGGCCGCAATAATACTTGGTGATCGGCACGAACTTGCGGAACCAGTTCACCACCGGATTGTGCGACGGGTCCACGCCGTGTTCCTTCTGCACGGCCATCTTGAATCCGGTGTAGATGAGGAACGCGCCGAAGACGTAGATCACCCACTCGAAATTCGCGATAAGCACCGCCCCCACCGCGATGAGAATCCCCCGCAGAACGAGCGCGCCCAAAATTCCCCAGAATAATACGCGATGCTGATACTGCGGCGGCACCCGGAAATACGAGAACAGCATCACGAACACGAAGATGTTGTCCACGCTCAGCGACTTCTCGATCAGGTAGCCGGTGAGGAATTCGAGGGCCGGACCGGGTCCCTTCCAGAAGTAAACGAAGACGTTGAAGAGGAGGGAGAGCAGGATCCAGAAGCCGCTCCAGAGGAGCGCTTCCTTCATCTTCACCTCGTGCGCCTTGCGATGGAACACGCCCAGATCGAGCGCCAGCATCGCCACGACGAACAGGTTGAAGATCACCCACTTGATGATGAGGGGGGACACGGGGGGAAACTCAGGTTACCGATGAATCCTCAAATCGGCCGGAGATCTGTACTGCGGGGAATATGATGTAAAGAATTATCAATCAAATAAAGAAGGTCGCGGTTCGGACTCACGAACCATACAAATAACTCGATTTGTTGATATTAAGAAAATGCAAGGACTTATGCAAGGGGTCGGACTACCCCAGCCATTTTGTCATCAGGTAACGGTCATGGTCTTGGTAGCCGAACTTGCGGTAGACCTCTTGCGCACGGGCGTTGGCGCGGGTGACTTCAAGGTGGAGAGCCTTGATTCCGAGTTCGCGGGCGGCCATCTCCACAAATCGCAGGGCTTCGCTGCCGATTCCCCGGCCGCGAAACGGCTCGCAAACGAACAGTTCATCCACGAAGGCATCTCGCCCCCGGAACTCGAGACTGTATCCGAAAGCAAGGATCACATAGCCCACCGTCTCGCCATTGAACTGAATCAGCCACAGGCGGCCGAAGTTCGCATTGGCCAGAAGATCCACGAGAGCGCGGCGGTGTTCCTGCTCATCAAACGGCGAATGATCGTACTCGTACAGTTCGCGCATCATCGAGAGCAGATCGGGAACGTCGGCGGAGGTGGCGGGAGGGAAGGTCGTGGACATGAATTGGATAACCGATGG
This window contains:
- a CDS encoding GNAT family N-acetyltransferase, with amino-acid sequence MSTTFPPATSADVPDLLSMMRELYEYDHSPFDEQEHRRALVDLLANANFGRLWLIQFNGETVGYVILAFGYSLEFRGRDAFVDELFVCEPFRGRGIGSEALRFVEMAARELGIKALHLEVTRANARAQEVYRKFGYQDHDRYLMTKWLG
- a CDS encoding TerC family protein, with amino-acid sequence MSPLIIKWVIFNLFVVAMLALDLGVFHRKAHEVKMKEALLWSGFWILLSLLFNVFVYFWKGPGPALEFLTGYLIEKSLSVDNIFVFVMLFSYFRVPPQYQHRVLFWGILGALVLRGILIAVGAVLIANFEWVIYVFGAFLIYTGFKMAVQKEHGVDPSHNPVVNWFRKFVPITKYYCGQRLVVGKMGKIVATPLMLVLVTVEFTDLVFALDSIPAIFAVTRDPFIVYTSNVFAILGLRALYFALAGVVHKFGYLKLGLGVVLTFVGVKMLLSHTRFEIATAWALVVVGIIITLSIVASLLWPKKTPPPETPGI
- a CDS encoding T9SS type A sorting domain-containing protein, whose translation is MKSTTTLLWGLVALLSLTALSFSQITITSANVPPVGSTIYNASTEEVTLSVGSGGANQTWDFSSYDFTGDESTNIVAPSSTPYAGDFPTATHAFTMYDEPVTGYSYTRITSNGAFMMGYAGDYEEQQMVIHFNPEETTFVFPCTYQTNWTSVSEWSWEPMPGFTMIIHDSTIYVCDGWGTVITPWGSWPCLRIQEHVFTTMTIPPLPPQITEDYGYSFRTGYTGIWAWNAVDEADPNFTQGYLSAAATTPLAIETPRGPLAENFRIGQNYPNPFNPSTTLPVELTKTGSVTLKIYDETGRLVSSEEFELPMGQHNLPVDGANWATGTYFARVTASGQSQTVKMQLVK
- a CDS encoding inorganic diphosphatase encodes the protein MNLFELPPGNKPPTEISCVDEKILAVPLSDPAFETYHRLDDVPPHFLRSMDHFFRIYKELENKEVTSMGWQDRWVAEKIITGCIEAWRMKKG
- a CDS encoding MBL fold metallo-hydrolase, coding for MISRTLPISFLFLATLALAALPDPKWTASDELTVAKLDEDVYVVVHEREWPYNSLIVMMPDSMLVLVDTPTTPEATRDLLEWCRENLHYARAIAVNTHFHVDCLGGNAALREMNVPAYGSEMTVQLLAERQAEIRAVMANVESDSVELAEVDTSILAHLPPDHVFPADSGLVLTFGGDSVIFYYPGPAHTRDNIVVWFPAQKALFGGCMIRGGNSLGNLADADTVHWAESVRKLKRFPARFVVSGHSLIFTPDLIENTLRLFH